A single genomic interval of Granulicella tundricola MP5ACTX9 harbors:
- a CDS encoding AAA family ATPase: MADNSQFDHAVQAVFSVCASPDVASAAMAACPEVQGSVFAGEFNDYFSGERRPQISQTLKAATGCVALVDCDRDPEQALQTMERLRALMLRNLSVVAYATKVDATYLLQAMRVGCNEFLTKPASTDALEEALNRFRAAHISEAGGQPNSGRVISFFGAKGGAGTTTLAVHLANNLVRRHRKRTLLIDHHHELGHISLYLGLKGGQYHFDELIRNSDRLDGNLLNGFVTRHTGGLEVLASPDVVAADYKSSPEEINSVFAFLRTQYDFIVVDSSMDYKDIVPTMQQSSDEVYLVSTPDVASLRDLARRVEHLRLTDPASEKLRIIINRSTSDDAVTAEQIEAAVRFPVWMAIPNNYADLVRAINAGEPIPPQHRSAFAQQINKWADKILSVMAAPLDQPTTHKKGFTLFRSKRDKKVA; encoded by the coding sequence GGGCTCGGTGTTTGCGGGCGAGTTCAACGACTACTTCAGTGGCGAGCGTCGTCCGCAGATCTCACAGACCCTGAAGGCCGCAACCGGCTGCGTGGCGCTGGTCGACTGCGACCGCGATCCGGAGCAGGCACTGCAGACCATGGAGCGCCTGCGTGCGCTGATGCTGCGCAACCTCAGCGTTGTGGCCTATGCGACGAAGGTTGATGCGACGTATCTGCTGCAGGCTATGCGGGTGGGCTGCAATGAGTTTCTGACCAAGCCGGCCAGTACGGATGCCCTGGAGGAAGCGCTCAACCGCTTTCGTGCTGCTCACATCTCAGAGGCGGGCGGACAGCCGAACTCAGGACGCGTGATCTCGTTCTTCGGCGCCAAAGGCGGTGCCGGTACGACGACGCTGGCGGTCCACCTGGCCAACAATCTTGTGCGCCGCCACCGCAAGCGGACGCTGCTGATCGATCACCACCATGAGCTCGGGCATATCTCGTTGTATCTCGGTCTGAAGGGCGGCCAGTATCACTTTGACGAGTTGATCCGTAACTCGGATCGGCTTGACGGCAACCTGCTTAACGGCTTCGTCACGCGCCACACGGGAGGGCTTGAAGTGCTTGCCTCGCCTGACGTGGTTGCGGCCGATTACAAGTCCAGCCCGGAAGAGATCAACTCCGTCTTCGCGTTTCTGCGGACGCAGTATGACTTCATCGTGGTGGATTCTTCCATGGACTACAAGGACATCGTTCCGACCATGCAGCAGTCCAGCGACGAGGTCTACCTGGTGTCGACACCGGACGTGGCTTCTTTGCGTGACCTTGCCCGCCGCGTAGAGCACCTGCGGTTGACCGATCCCGCCAGCGAGAAGCTGCGCATCATCATCAACCGTTCCACGTCCGACGATGCGGTGACGGCCGAGCAGATTGAGGCTGCAGTCCGCTTCCCGGTCTGGATGGCGATCCCTAACAACTATGCGGATCTGGTCCGTGCAATCAACGCCGGCGAACCGATTCCGCCGCAGCATCGCTCGGCCTTTGCGCAGCAGATCAACAAGTGGGCAGACAAGATCCTCTCCGTCATGGCGGCCCCGCTCGATCAACCCACGACCCATAAGAAGGGCTTCACACTCTTCCGTTCCAAACGCGATAAGAAGGTTGCATAA
- a CDS encoding CpaF family protein, with amino-acid sequence MPENVLQMTGPKAIIPQVAIRTASGALGEAASNQLKTAVHHELIKRMDLEKLAGMSSDPNGKQKLLVTISQLVGEQNIPLTGSDRERIAKEVMDEVFGLGPLEPLLHDSTVSDILVNTYDTVYVERRGVIEKTDVVFRDNAHLMHIIDKIVSAVGRRIDESSPMVDARLLDGSRVNIVIPPLAVDGPLISIRKFGSTPLTADDLLRNRALTPHMLEILKGAVKARLNIVVSGGTGSGKTTLLNVLSGYISPDERILTIEDSAELQIKQQHVARLECRPPNVEGKGAIKQRELVINALRMRPDRIILGEIRGEEALDMLQAMNTGHDGSITTIHANNPRDAIARLETMAMMGSVALPEKAIRAQIASAVHLIVQASRMSDGSRRITHISEITGATTEVVSMQDIFLFEKQGLGAANKVKGRFYATGIVPKFAEKLKAAGIPLGLNMMDQSVEI; translated from the coding sequence ATGCCAGAAAACGTGTTGCAGATGACCGGCCCCAAGGCCATCATTCCCCAGGTTGCAATTCGCACTGCCAGCGGCGCGCTCGGCGAGGCCGCGAGTAATCAGTTGAAGACTGCCGTACACCATGAGCTCATCAAGCGCATGGATCTTGAGAAGCTGGCCGGCATGTCGTCCGACCCCAACGGCAAGCAGAAGCTGCTGGTCACCATCTCTCAGTTGGTGGGGGAGCAGAACATTCCGCTGACCGGCAGCGATCGCGAGCGCATCGCGAAAGAGGTGATGGACGAGGTCTTCGGACTTGGTCCGCTGGAGCCTCTGCTTCACGACTCGACCGTCAGCGATATCCTGGTCAATACCTACGACACCGTTTACGTGGAACGTCGCGGTGTCATTGAGAAGACGGACGTGGTCTTCCGCGATAACGCGCACCTGATGCACATCATCGACAAGATCGTTTCGGCTGTCGGCCGGCGCATCGATGAGTCGTCGCCGATGGTGGATGCGCGTCTGCTCGATGGCTCCCGCGTCAATATCGTCATCCCACCGCTCGCTGTGGATGGGCCCCTCATCTCCATTCGTAAATTCGGCTCTACGCCTCTTACGGCGGATGATTTGCTCCGCAATCGTGCTCTCACGCCGCACATGCTCGAGATCCTCAAAGGCGCGGTGAAGGCGCGGCTCAACATCGTGGTTTCCGGCGGAACCGGTTCCGGTAAGACGACGTTGCTCAACGTGCTGTCGGGCTATATCTCGCCTGATGAGCGCATCCTGACCATTGAAGACTCGGCTGAACTGCAGATCAAGCAGCAGCACGTTGCACGCCTGGAGTGCCGTCCGCCGAACGTGGAAGGCAAGGGCGCGATCAAGCAGCGTGAGCTTGTGATCAACGCACTCCGTATGCGTCCCGACCGCATCATCCTGGGCGAAATCCGCGGCGAAGAAGCGCTGGACATGCTGCAGGCCATGAACACGGGTCACGATGGTTCCATCACCACGATCCACGCCAACAACCCTCGCGACGCCATTGCGCGTCTGGAGACGATGGCCATGATGGGAAGCGTTGCGCTGCCGGAGAAGGCTATCCGCGCGCAGATCGCATCCGCCGTCCACCTCATCGTGCAGGCTTCGCGTATGAGCGATGGCTCACGCCGCATCACGCACATCAGCGAGATCACCGGCGCTACGACCGAGGTCGTCAGCATGCAGGATATCTTCCTCTTTGAGAAGCAGGGCCTAGGCGCTGCCAACAAGGTCAAGGGCCGCTTCTATGCCACGGGTATCGTGCCCAAGTTTGCGGAGAAGCTCAAGGCCGCCGGTATTCCCCTGGGTCTCAACATGATGGACCAGTCTGTGGAGATCTAG
- a CDS encoding type II secretion system F family protein produces MLVTIFIGALILSFGLVLFLLRPDDAEKALERKLRVISSDARKEQAETEGYALTVKKAEGILFEIGEMVERYHFSQDLQQLILHSGTETTVGSVIGISAVLAVAAALLAHIFLGIYIVDAVAFVVGGSARWMQLKWKKSSRLGKFEEALPDAIDLMARALRAGHAMSSAIEVVAEESAEPLAGEFAIVFQQQKFGLQFRDALLQLGDRVPSKDLSFLITAILVQKETGGDLTDVLDRTTRVIRERIRIQGEIRTYTAQGRLTGWILSALPVVMLCLINVATPGYSHILFHDPTGQLLLGAGGVLILIGGFIISRVVDIKV; encoded by the coding sequence ATGCTGGTGACTATATTTATCGGCGCACTCATCCTCAGCTTTGGGCTGGTTCTCTTCCTTCTGAGGCCGGACGATGCTGAGAAGGCGCTGGAGCGCAAGCTCAGGGTCATCTCGTCCGACGCTCGCAAGGAGCAGGCCGAGACCGAAGGCTATGCTCTCACCGTCAAGAAGGCGGAGGGTATTTTGTTTGAGATCGGTGAGATGGTGGAGCGTTACCACTTCTCGCAGGATCTGCAGCAGCTCATTCTGCATTCCGGTACGGAGACTACCGTTGGCTCTGTCATCGGTATCAGCGCTGTGCTTGCGGTTGCGGCGGCGTTGCTGGCTCACATCTTCCTGGGCATCTATATTGTGGATGCCGTTGCCTTTGTGGTGGGAGGTTCGGCTCGCTGGATGCAGCTCAAGTGGAAGAAGTCGAGCCGTCTTGGGAAGTTCGAAGAGGCGTTGCCGGATGCGATCGATCTGATGGCTCGCGCGCTGCGTGCAGGCCATGCCATGAGCTCGGCCATTGAGGTCGTCGCGGAAGAGTCCGCGGAGCCGCTGGCTGGCGAGTTCGCCATCGTCTTCCAACAGCAGAAGTTCGGTCTGCAGTTTCGCGATGCGCTGCTGCAACTGGGCGACCGTGTGCCATCCAAGGATCTTTCCTTTCTCATCACCGCCATCCTTGTGCAGAAGGAGACCGGCGGCGATCTTACCGATGTGCTCGATCGCACCACGCGCGTCATTCGTGAGCGCATCCGCATTCAGGGTGAGATCCGCACGTATACCGCGCAGGGCCGGCTCACGGGCTGGATTCTTTCCGCGCTTCCCGTCGTCATGCTTTGCCTGATCAACGTCGCGACCCCCGGCTACTCGCACATCCTCTTCCACGACCCCACCGGGCAGTTGCTCCTGGGTGCGGGCGGAGTCCTGATTCTCATCGGCGGTTTCATCATCAGCAGAGTCGTCGATATTAAGGTTTAG
- a CDS encoding type II secretion system F family protein, translating to MTLIFFVSILVLMFSAMGLAGSFLLLRNSRGITERVLQVTQGGTGAIQPKHAVREELKKKVFEAVHVVRARLGMNENAKLSERFQGAGFRTASARDIYFAARLIGPAAAIVFGIIMPQNKVFWMMMVGGILYLAPDIILSRMVKGRREKIRLSIPDMIDLLVICVDAGLGMDQAMLRVGQELGTTHPQIYEEIMQINREQRAGKLRLESWQAMAQRTQLPEIDGFVNMLMQNERFGTPIARALSTFGDNIRQKRRQRAEELAAKTTVKIIFPLVLFIFPSMFIVLLGPAGISIARGLASGAM from the coding sequence ATGACACTGATCTTCTTCGTCTCCATCCTCGTCCTGATGTTCTCCGCCATGGGCCTCGCCGGCTCATTCCTGCTGTTGCGCAACTCGCGCGGCATTACGGAGCGCGTGCTGCAGGTCACGCAGGGCGGCACCGGCGCAATCCAGCCGAAGCACGCCGTACGGGAAGAGCTCAAGAAGAAGGTCTTTGAGGCTGTTCACGTCGTCCGTGCGCGGCTTGGCATGAACGAGAACGCCAAGCTGTCAGAGCGCTTTCAGGGTGCGGGCTTCAGGACTGCCAGCGCGCGGGATATCTACTTCGCCGCCCGGCTCATCGGCCCCGCGGCCGCCATCGTCTTCGGCATCATCATGCCGCAGAACAAGGTCTTCTGGATGATGATGGTCGGCGGCATTCTTTACCTTGCTCCGGACATCATCCTCAGCCGCATGGTCAAGGGCCGGCGCGAGAAGATCCGCCTCAGCATTCCGGACATGATCGATCTGCTCGTGATCTGCGTGGACGCCGGTCTGGGTATGGACCAGGCCATGCTACGCGTCGGGCAGGAGCTTGGCACCACGCATCCGCAGATCTATGAAGAGATCATGCAGATCAACCGCGAGCAACGCGCGGGCAAGCTTCGGCTGGAGTCCTGGCAGGCCATGGCACAACGAACACAGCTTCCGGAGATCGATGGCTTCGTCAACATGCTCATGCAGAATGAGCGCTTCGGTACGCCGATCGCCCGGGCCCTGAGCACGTTTGGCGATAACATCCGGCAGAAGCGCAGGCAGCGCGCGGAGGAACTCGCAGCCAAGACGACCGTTAAGATCATCTTCCCGCTTGTGCTCTTCATCTTTCCCAGCATGTTCATCGTGCTGCTTGGCCCGGCGGGTATCAGCATTGCACGCGGACTGGCCAGTGGCGCAATGTAG
- a CDS encoding response regulator transcription factor — protein MIHKVILADNQSVFRTGAARILAIEEDFRIIGQCDDQARLFKAMTTSSNATVLFAASLNVDLAALVSTAEEAGARTVVILENDTSPQSYSQAGVRGILHRDVSNTDLLRCMRLVGRGERYVQQRAAVKTAAFETDLVAERVRERLTPKELKVVALILQGYKNRDIAEELHNSEQVIKNYLRSIFDKTGVSDRLELALFAMHHKLLTTAPARTPMHDESAARVAV, from the coding sequence ATGATTCACAAGGTGATTCTCGCCGACAACCAGTCCGTCTTCCGCACCGGTGCGGCCCGCATCCTCGCCATCGAGGAAGACTTTCGCATCATCGGTCAATGTGACGATCAGGCCCGCCTGTTCAAGGCCATGACCACCTCCAGCAATGCCACGGTCCTGTTTGCGGCCTCGCTGAACGTCGATCTCGCCGCCTTGGTCTCGACCGCTGAAGAGGCCGGAGCCAGGACCGTGGTGATTCTGGAAAACGACACCAGCCCGCAGTCTTACAGCCAGGCCGGCGTACGCGGCATTCTGCACCGCGACGTCTCCAACACCGATCTGCTGCGCTGCATGCGGCTGGTGGGTCGCGGCGAGCGTTACGTACAACAGCGTGCCGCCGTCAAGACCGCAGCCTTTGAGACCGACCTGGTCGCGGAGCGCGTGCGCGAACGGCTGACACCCAAGGAACTGAAGGTCGTCGCACTCATCCTCCAGGGCTACAAGAACCGTGACATCGCCGAAGAGCTGCATAACTCCGAGCAGGTCATCAAAAACTATCTACGGTCGATCTTCGACAAGACCGGCGTCTCCGATCGCCTGGAACTGGCGCTCTTCGCCATGCACCACAAGCTGCTGACGACCGCACCCGCACGCACCCCCATGCATGACGAAAGCGCGGCAAGGGTCGCTGTCTAG
- a CDS encoding Flp family type IVb pilin: MNKTKSFFFDLLQDESGQDLIEYALVAGLIGLGAVVAMTGLSGKIQSSFNSVGSSLTNAV, from the coding sequence ATGAACAAGACAAAGAGCTTCTTCTTCGACCTGCTGCAGGATGAATCAGGTCAGGACCTTATCGAATACGCACTGGTTGCAGGCCTCATCGGTCTGGGCGCAGTGGTTGCCATGACCGGCCTGTCCGGCAAGATTCAGAGCTCGTTCAACTCGGTCGGCAGCTCCCTCACCAACGCCGTCTAA
- a CDS encoding LPXTG cell wall anchor domain-containing protein, producing the protein MVSGHIIPIFAGFLFVCLLYVIVKRRKKSAV; encoded by the coding sequence ATGGTATCCGGACATATCATTCCCATCTTCGCAGGCTTCCTGTTCGTCTGCCTGCTGTACGTGATCGTCAAGCGCCGCAAGAAGAGCGCCGTATAA
- a CDS encoding Flp family type IVb pilin, translating into MNRGKDLLSDLLEDESGQDLIEYALVAALIGLGAVVAMNGFSTKVKTAFNSVGSSLTNAL; encoded by the coding sequence ATGAACCGTGGTAAGGATCTGCTGTCAGACCTCCTGGAAGACGAATCTGGCCAGGACCTGATCGAGTATGCGCTGGTGGCCGCTCTGATCGGCCTGGGGGCCGTCGTTGCGATGAACGGCTTCTCAACGAAGGTCAAGACCGCCTTCAATTCCGTTGGAAGCTCACTGACGAATGCACTTTAG
- a CDS encoding DUF192 domain-containing protein: MQLQDSKHKKKSNVLVIKDGTKGNVICTNGSMANTFRTRLFGLLGRKGLAAGSGLLIEPSSGVHTFGMSFPIDIVSLDRNQRVVGLSHNTPAWKIRGLGLKTRSVLELPAGRIQECEIEHGDQIVVEAC, translated from the coding sequence ATGCAACTTCAGGACTCGAAGCACAAGAAGAAGTCGAATGTTCTTGTCATCAAAGACGGCACCAAAGGCAACGTCATCTGCACCAACGGCAGCATGGCGAATACTTTTCGGACGCGTCTGTTCGGCTTGCTTGGCCGCAAAGGTCTTGCCGCCGGCTCCGGGCTGCTCATCGAGCCATCCTCAGGCGTTCACACCTTTGGAATGTCCTTCCCCATCGACATCGTCAGCCTGGACCGCAATCAGCGGGTCGTCGGACTGTCTCATAACACGCCTGCGTGGAAGATTCGCGGTCTCGGCCTGAAGACTCGCAGTGTCCTGGAGCTGCCTGCGGGCCGCATTCAGGAGTGCGAGATCGAGCACGGCGACCAGATCGTCGTTGAAGCGTGCTGA
- a CDS encoding putative bifunctional diguanylate cyclase/phosphodiesterase gives MQDGVLVIILAELLVFLLWSMNRGRSDLRFRCWFLGWLLVLVHFISLLWHPAPGVSLLLRQAHIAYLEILAGLCFILSDAAIINSKQRLIRGAVFGTLPALFTVLLILFSPADRWALGFSLVATHSVTFFLVYKYAGKRLQRFVPLMTLCVLFAGWMLGALTVGRSELILASIPAEIFLINALLFLQNYPLKSPGNLATITGFILWACSSFFTIAWRENGSLDTLFPSIIYLPQFLVAIGMTLIVIEEDGAASRELAHEYEVLFNNNPNSLYIYDLRTLRFLSVNSASARMHGYSADEFRGKKLTDIVVGDALPEILDDIRTGQPRSNHRSLHARSDGTLIPLNVTSYNVRFRGRLARISLGEDQTEREQMLSQLIYQADHDLLTGLPNRHRLLQALDRAMTSITPAAPGCAVLILQIDRFEKINENYGHPVGDALLKQVTQLLSSALKPTDAIGRTGGREFTIVLAGILNGADAEGRAQNILELFADPLTIEEHSIEVAMNMGLAVFPEDSDDAVSLWRDAARAQARSRQLGVEGVVRLSRTHSLQAQEDSRIEAVMRRALQYGGFEVYYQPVLDANRKLCAFEALLRLREEDGTMVSPAVCIPIAESTGLIIPLGRWVLREVCRQLKTWQLNGLQVVPIAINVSALQIVLTNFCTDVDVALEEFDLKPSFIHFELTESSVMPRDSLALENMVKLATNGFSFSIDDFGTGFSSLDRLHKLPVSVLKIDRTFVSRMLDQNGTLPIVRTIISMAHALHLGVVAEGVETEEQLQMLAEMGCDQFQGFLFSKPVEAARAAILLSPRELSSGSLNALPGAAAVR, from the coding sequence ATGCAGGATGGCGTACTCGTAATCATCTTGGCCGAACTCCTGGTTTTCCTGCTGTGGTCCATGAACCGCGGCCGATCCGACCTTCGATTTCGTTGCTGGTTTTTGGGATGGCTGCTGGTACTGGTTCACTTTATCAGCCTGCTCTGGCATCCGGCCCCGGGCGTCTCGCTGCTATTGCGGCAGGCGCATATCGCGTACCTTGAGATCCTTGCCGGGCTGTGTTTCATCCTCTCTGACGCGGCAATCATCAATAGCAAACAACGCCTGATTCGCGGAGCCGTCTTTGGCACTCTGCCCGCGCTGTTCACCGTTCTGCTGATTCTTTTCTCCCCGGCCGATCGCTGGGCGCTCGGTTTCTCGCTGGTCGCCACCCACTCCGTCACATTCTTCCTGGTCTACAAGTACGCTGGCAAACGGCTGCAGCGTTTCGTTCCGCTGATGACCCTTTGCGTTCTCTTCGCGGGCTGGATGCTCGGCGCTCTCACCGTCGGAAGGTCAGAACTTATTCTTGCCAGCATCCCGGCGGAGATCTTCCTGATCAATGCGCTGCTCTTCCTGCAGAACTACCCCCTCAAGAGCCCCGGCAACCTGGCAACGATCACCGGCTTCATCCTCTGGGCCTGCAGCTCCTTCTTCACGATTGCGTGGCGCGAGAACGGAAGCCTGGACACGCTGTTTCCTTCCATCATCTATCTGCCGCAGTTCCTCGTCGCCATCGGCATGACGCTGATCGTCATTGAAGAGGACGGCGCCGCATCGCGCGAGCTTGCGCACGAGTACGAAGTTCTCTTCAACAACAATCCCAATTCGCTCTATATCTACGACCTGAGAACCCTCCGCTTCCTCAGCGTCAACTCAGCCTCGGCCAGGATGCATGGGTACAGCGCTGACGAGTTCCGCGGCAAGAAGCTGACGGACATCGTCGTAGGCGACGCGCTTCCTGAGATTCTCGACGACATCCGCACGGGGCAGCCCCGTTCCAACCATCGCTCCCTTCATGCCAGGAGCGACGGCACGCTGATCCCGCTGAACGTCACCTCCTACAACGTCCGGTTCCGCGGACGCCTGGCCCGCATCTCGTTGGGTGAAGACCAGACCGAGCGCGAGCAGATGCTCTCCCAGCTCATCTACCAGGCTGACCACGACCTGCTCACCGGCCTTCCGAATCGCCACCGACTGCTTCAGGCGCTGGACCGCGCGATGACGTCCATTACGCCCGCCGCGCCGGGCTGCGCGGTGCTTATCCTGCAGATCGACCGCTTTGAGAAGATCAACGAGAACTACGGCCATCCTGTCGGCGATGCGCTTCTCAAGCAGGTTACGCAGCTTCTCTCCTCAGCCCTCAAGCCTACTGATGCCATCGGACGGACCGGGGGCCGCGAGTTCACCATCGTGCTGGCTGGCATTCTGAACGGCGCGGATGCGGAAGGACGCGCGCAGAACATCCTTGAGCTCTTTGCCGACCCGCTCACGATCGAAGAACACAGCATCGAGGTCGCCATGAACATGGGCCTGGCGGTCTTCCCGGAGGACTCGGACGATGCGGTCTCCCTGTGGCGAGACGCGGCGCGCGCCCAGGCCCGCAGCCGCCAGCTCGGCGTGGAAGGCGTTGTGCGGCTCTCGCGCACGCATAGCCTGCAGGCGCAGGAAGACAGCCGCATTGAAGCGGTCATGCGCCGCGCCCTGCAGTACGGCGGCTTTGAGGTTTACTACCAGCCCGTGCTGGACGCGAACCGCAAGCTCTGCGCCTTTGAAGCTCTGCTCCGGTTGCGCGAGGAGGACGGCACCATGGTCAGCCCGGCCGTCTGCATCCCCATCGCAGAGTCCACGGGGCTCATCATCCCGCTGGGGCGGTGGGTTCTCCGCGAGGTCTGCCGTCAGCTCAAGACCTGGCAGCTTAACGGCCTGCAGGTGGTACCCATTGCCATCAACGTCTCTGCGCTGCAGATCGTGCTGACGAATTTCTGCACAGATGTCGACGTTGCCCTGGAAGAGTTCGATCTCAAGCCGTCGTTCATCCACTTTGAGCTGACCGAGAGCAGCGTCATGCCGCGCGACTCGCTCGCGCTGGAGAACATGGTCAAGCTGGCGACGAACGGCTTCAGCTTCTCCATCGACGACTTCGGCACGGGGTTCTCGTCGCTGGATCGTCTGCACAAGCTACCGGTCTCCGTCCTCAAGATCGATCGGACCTTCGTCTCGCGGATGCTGGATCAGAACGGCACACTACCGATCGTGCGCACCATCATCTCCATGGCGCACGCCCTTCATCTCGGCGTGGTTGCGGAAGGCGTCGAGACTGAGGAGCAGCTTCAGATGCTGGCGGAGATGGGCTGCGACCAGTTCCAGGGATTCCTGTTCAGCAAGCCTGTCGAGGCGGCCCGCGCCGCGATCCTGCTCTCCCCCCGTGAACTCTCTTCCGGCAGCCTCAACGCGCTGCCAGGCGCTGCTGCGGTGCGGTAG
- a CDS encoding glycosyltransferase family 87 protein, giving the protein MDVHGSPTVGPRHKAGLPPAFRLIVALLLFCQICACVAGAGPSLGGKVDFRPFYASGTLIRTGHAAQLYDYNVQQQVQNAVVSQRDAALPFLYPPFAALLFVPLSLLSYRNAFFLLLVLNLGCLYLAAQLLRPWLPSFRDQGRLTLPTVYGCLFAVSVALMQGQISFLLLLIFSGAWIMLQRQKPFVAGLLLSLALMKFQLALPVFLLFLVWRNWAVVSGFIAGGCGLSAISFATVGWGGLLSYKNSLTGIAAQTATNAVLAKQRFGMFPVDMPNLHGLSYGLSRGAHWGNILDAVLSVLILIFAARQRPSLLVALPAAMLVSYHMQPHDLVLLLLPLSFLADDLVQRRALMRQGQIALPARRPIDKTLLAASLLLILPLAAVFMAKGLNYLIAFTVAVVMVAAARRVAPAESGDVDLPVVD; this is encoded by the coding sequence GTGGACGTCCATGGCTCGCCCACTGTAGGCCCACGTCACAAGGCAGGTCTGCCACCGGCCTTCCGGCTCATCGTCGCGCTGCTGCTCTTCTGCCAGATCTGCGCGTGCGTCGCCGGAGCTGGACCATCGCTTGGCGGCAAGGTCGATTTCCGCCCTTTCTATGCCTCCGGCACACTGATCCGGACCGGCCACGCCGCGCAGCTTTACGACTACAACGTCCAGCAGCAGGTGCAGAACGCTGTCGTGAGCCAGCGTGATGCGGCGTTGCCTTTTCTCTATCCACCCTTCGCCGCGCTGCTCTTTGTACCGCTCAGCCTGCTCTCGTATCGCAATGCATTCTTTCTGCTGCTCGTTCTCAACCTGGGGTGTCTGTATCTTGCAGCACAGCTCCTGCGGCCGTGGCTGCCGAGCTTCCGCGATCAAGGCCGCCTCACGCTGCCTACCGTCTACGGCTGCCTCTTCGCCGTGTCGGTTGCGCTTATGCAGGGGCAGATCTCGTTTCTGCTGCTGCTCATCTTCTCCGGCGCCTGGATCATGCTGCAACGTCAGAAGCCCTTCGTCGCCGGCCTTCTGCTGTCGCTTGCGCTGATGAAGTTCCAGCTTGCGCTGCCGGTCTTCCTGCTCTTCCTGGTCTGGCGAAACTGGGCCGTTGTCTCAGGCTTCATCGCCGGGGGCTGCGGACTCTCCGCGATCTCCTTCGCCACCGTGGGTTGGGGCGGGCTGCTCAGTTACAAGAACAGCCTCACCGGCATCGCTGCGCAGACCGCTACGAACGCCGTCCTCGCCAAGCAGCGGTTCGGCATGTTTCCGGTCGATATGCCCAATTTGCATGGGCTCTCGTACGGCCTTTCCCGCGGAGCGCACTGGGGCAATATCCTTGATGCCGTTCTCAGCGTTCTCATCCTGATCTTCGCGGCGCGTCAGAGGCCGTCGCTGCTCGTCGCCTTGCCTGCGGCGATGCTGGTCAGCTATCACATGCAGCCGCACGATCTGGTGCTGCTGCTGCTGCCACTATCATTTCTGGCGGATGATCTGGTTCAACGCCGCGCGCTCATGCGCCAAGGACAGATCGCCCTGCCCGCGCGGAGGCCCATCGACAAGACTCTGCTTGCCGCGTCGCTTCTGCTGATTCTTCCGCTGGCTGCCGTCTTCATGGCGAAGGGGCTGAACTATCTCATCGCCTTCACGGTTGCGGTCGTTATGGTCGCAGCGGCCCGCCGGGTGGCTCCTGCTGAATCAGGCGATGTTGATCTGCCGGTCGTCGACTAA